One segment of Erigeron canadensis isolate Cc75 chromosome 2, C_canadensis_v1, whole genome shotgun sequence DNA contains the following:
- the LOC122587202 gene encoding receptor-like serine/threonine-protein kinase ALE2 isoform X2: MEFQVILKLITFLVLFICADSLGLRSADHGASRAMTPTNDQSLAPDHYDKHLPSKHRAKKWMKRGFSPFSSISFNRYHHERTKFNHIAPRPSYQDQPPTYSPQGAAPSPADPTSRFVSPSSYSFSKSAPAPQPPPTPIFALPPPPPNEDCTTITCTQPLTYTPAGSPCACVWPIEVKLRLAISPYTFFPLVSELANEISTSVSLNVSQARIMGANAAGEQLDKTIVLVNLVPLKQNFDPSTAFSIYQKFWKKQVFINTTQFGTYEVVNVQYPGLPPSPPSIPSNADVTVDQTNSVNNNKGLPFKPIGVDVPKNGKEDKSKLNGSIIAVVILSSVTAFVVLVGALWLLFLKCGCFSSGSRAERNRHAVVSSKPSGTGESLIVGSRKSSDSMSFGSSLAAYTGTAKIYSLREIERATDNFDSRRILGEGGFGVVYSGVLEDERNVAVKVLKRDDRQGSREFLAEVEMLSRLHHRNLVKLFGICTDAHFRCLVYELVPNGSVESHLHGIDKIVPLNWCARMKIALGAARGLAYLHEDSSPRVIHRDFKASNILLEKDFTPKVSDFGLARTALDGHKHISTHVMGTFGYLAPEYAMTGHLLVKSDVYSYGVVLLELLTGRKPVDLLQPPGQENLVAWARPLLTNKEALESIIDPVIMNSNTPFDSILKVAAIASMCVQPEVSHRPFMGEVVQALKLVCNEFDEMRETTSRSCSRDDLDFELMGHSDTLHQMSGYDSKIGLSATDLRSTIESVEGLESASFRRQFNSAPLKMGKRKRFWQRLRGLSRGSMSDHEHEHGFSSNL, translated from the exons ATGGAGTTTCAAGTTATTCTTAAGTTGATCACATTCTTGGTATTGTTTATTTGTGCTGATTCTTTGGGTCTTAGATCTGCAG ATCATGGTGCTTCGCGGGCGATGACCCCAACCAATGATCAATCTTTAGCTCCCGATCACTATGACAAGCATTTGCCCTCCAAGCATCGTGCGAAAAAATGGATGAAACGAGGATTTAGTCCTTTTTCTAGCATCTCATTTAACAGATATCATCATGAAAGAACAAAATTTAACCATATTGCACCTAGACCATCTTATCAAGATCAACCACCAACTTACAGCCCACAAG GTGCTGCACCATCACCCGCAGATCCAACAAGTCGATTTG TTTCTCCATCAAGCTACTCATTCTCAAAGAGCGCGCCTGCTCCACAGCCTCCACCCACTCCAATTTTTGCGCTACCTCCACCACCTCCAAATGAAG ATTGTACAACAATAACCTGCACACAACCATTGACATACACACCAGCCGGGTCACCTTGTGCATGTGTATGGCCAATTGAAGTTAAATTACGCCTCGCTATTTCCCCGTATACATTCTTTCCATTGGTGTCTGAACTTGCTAACGAAATCTCAACCAGTGTTTCACTTAATGTAAGTCAAGCTCGGATAATGGGAGCCAATGCTGCCGGCGAGCAGCTTGACAAAACTATTGTTCTTGTCAACTTAGTACCCCTAAAACAAAACTTTGATCCCTCCACTGCGTTTTCGATATATCAAAAGTTCTGGAAGAAACAAGTATTCATAAACACCACCCAATTTGGAACTTATGAGGTCGTGAACGTTCAATATCCAG GTCTTCCACCTTCTCCaccttcaattccttcaaatgCTGATGTAACAGTGGATCAAACTAATTCTGTCAACAATAATAAAGGGTTGCCATTTAAACCTATTGGAGTTGACGTACCTAAAAATGGAAAGGAGGATAAAAGTAAACTAAACGGAAGCATTATCGCTGTGGTCATTTTGTCTTCTGTCACGGcttttgttgttcttgttggAGCTTTGTGGCTTTTGTTTCTGAAATGTGGATGTTTTTCTTCTGGTTCCCGAGCGGAAAGGAACCGTCATGCAGTTGTGTCATCAAAACCATCCG GTACTGGAGAATCATTGATAGTTGGAAGCAGGAAAAGCTCAGACTCGATGTCATTTGGTTCAAGTTTAGCTGCATACACCGGAACAGCAAAAATTTATAGTTTGAGAGAGATTGAGAGAGCCACAGACAACTTTGACTCCCGTAGAATACTTGGAGAAGGTGGTTTTGGTGTTGTTTATAGTGGTGTTCTTGAAGACGAACGGAATGTTGCTGTGAAAGTTCTGAAGCGAGATGACAGGCAAGGCAGTCGTGAGTTTTTGGCTGAAGTCGAGATGCTAAGTCGTCTTCACCATAGAAATTTGGTTAAATTGTTTGGAATTTGCACAGATGCTCATTTTCGATGTCTCGTTTATGAGCTTGTTCCCAATGGAAGTGTTGAGTCTCATTTACATG GTATTGACAAGATCGTTCCTCTGAACTGGTGTGCGAGAATGAAGATCGCTCTAGGAGCAGCTCGCGGTTTAGCTTATTTACATGAAGATTCGAGTCCACGTGTCATACATCGTGACTTCAAAGCAAGCAATATTTTACTTGAAAAAGATTTCACCCCTAAAGTTTCAGATTTTGGTTTGGCTAGAACAGCGTTGGATGGCCATAAGCACATATCAACACATGTCATGGGAACTTTCGG TTACCTGGCACCGGAATACGCCATGACTGGCCACCTATTGGTGAAAAGTGATGTTTACAGCTATGGTGTAGTTCTACTTGAGCTTTTAACAGGCCGAAAACCAGTGGACCTATTGCAACCACCAGGCCAAGAAAATCTTGTAGCTTGGGCTAGACCACTGCTCACAAACAAGGAAGCTCTAGAATCAATTATTGACCCGGTCATCATGAACTCAAACACCCCATTTGATAGTATACTCAAAGTTGCGGCCATTGCATCAATGTGTGTGCAACCAGAAGTATCACACCGCCCATTCATGGGTGAAGTGGTTCAAGCCTTGAAACTTGTGTGCAACGAGTTTGACGAAATGAGAGAAACAACTTCAAGAAGCTGTAGCCGTGATGATCTGGACTTTGAACTGATGGGTCACTCTGATACTCTTCATCAAATGAGTGGCTATGATTCAAAGATTGGATTATCGGCCACAGATTTGAGAAGCACAATAGAAAGTGTAGAGGGTTTGGAATCTGCATCATTCCGAAGGCAGTTCAATTCTGCTCCTCTGAAAATGGGCAAGAGAAAACGATTCTGGCAACGGCTGAGAGGCTTGTCCAGAGGAAGCATGAGTGACCATGAACATGAACATGGGTTTTCTTCaaatttataa
- the LOC122589209 gene encoding protein indeterminate-domain 7-like yields the protein MLKQQRLILEDNSSASAGDVHATYSDNNTSQENGSNYPPNQYLIAHPPPSQSQPLLKRKRNLPGNPDPEAEVISLSPKTLMATNRFVCEVCNKGFQRDQNLQLHRRGHNLPWKLKQRNKSEVVRKKVYVCPEVNCVHHEPSRALGDLTGIKKHFSRKHGEKKWKCDKCSKKYAVQSDWKAHSKTCGTREYKCDCGTLFSRRDSFITHRAFCDALAEESARSITGIDPTIIHHQGQVATSTPTTTTHFNNDIHFLDPIHHMTTFLKKEQQNSSSNSPFPSWLQPQHDTTQSQDQHHHQDCSPAGSVSTTSTTSHHHGPTLIAYHQAAPSAYMSATALLQKAAQMGTAHLSKNGTSIQAPCTISQSTMILPHHHQQYQTPHVSSGNNNGSTTSLSTSSLVSQEEMMIAMASFKEGSGGPSLSPAAAFHHHLPNVSLTTMMMMNNNNSSNGGGGFADVTTFEDTFGHNILDAKKEKVHHHDNKGMTRDFLGLKPPYINH from the exons atgttgaaaCAACAGAGGTTGATATTGGAAGATAACAGTTCAGCCTCAGCTGGTGATGTTCATGCAACTTATTCTGATAACAACACAAGTCAAGAGAATGGAAGCAACTATCCTCCAAATCAGTACTTAATTGCACACCCACCTCCAAGTCAAAGTCAACCTTTACTCAAGAGAAAAAGAAATCTTCCGGGCAACCCAG ATCCAGAAGCAGAAGTGATATCATTATCACCAAAGACATTAATGGCAACAAACAGATTTGTATGTGAAGTGTGTAACAAAGGGTTTCAAAGGGATCAAAATCTGCAGCTGCACAGGAGAGGGCACAACCTGCCATGGAAGTTAAAGCAAAGGAACAAGAGTGAGGTGGTTCGGAAGAAAGTGTATGTGTGTCCAGAAGTGAACTGTGTGCACCATGAGCCATCCAGGGCGCTGGGTGACTTGACTGGGATCAAGAAACACTTTAGCAGAAAGCATGGTGAGAAAAAGTGGAAATGTGATAAATGCTCGAAGAAGTACGCTGTTCAATCTGATTGGAAAGCTCATTCCAAAACTTGTGGTACCCGGGAGTACAAATGTGACTGTGGCACCCTTTTCTCAAG GAGGGATAGTTTCATCACACACAGAGCTTTTTGTGATGCATTAGCAGAAGAAAGCGCAAGATCAATCACAGGAATTGACCCAACAATTATTCATCATCAGGGTCAAGTAGCTACATcaacaccaacaacaacaacccaTTTCAATAATGATATACATTTTCTTGACCCAATTCATCACATGACAACTTTCTTGAAAAAAGAACAGCAAAACAGTAGCAGCAACAGCCCATTTCCATCATGGCTGCAACCACAACACGATACTACTCAATCCCAAgatcagcatcatcatcaagaCTGTAGCCCTGCAGGTAGTGTTAGTACTACTAGCACAACAAGTCACCACCATGGGCCCACTCTGATAGCCTACCATCAAGCAGCACCATCTGCTTACATGTCAGCTACTGCATTGCTGCAAAAAGCCGCTCAGATGGGTACAGCTCATTTGAGCAAGAATGGTACAAGTATACAAGCACCATGTACAATCTCACAATCTACTATGATCCTACCCCATCACCACCAACAATATCAAACTCCCCACGTGTCTTCTGGCAACAACAATGGCAGTACAACCAGCTTGTCGACGTCATCACTAGTTAGCCAAGAAGAGATGATGATAGCAATGGCTTCTTTTAAAGAAGGTAGTGGTGGACCCTCATTATCACCTGCTGCTGCTTTTCATCACCATCTTCCCAATGTGTCTTTGACgactatgatgatgatgaacaaCAACAACTCATCAAACGGTGGAGGTGGTTTTGCTGACGTAACTACTTTTGAAGATACATTTGGTCATAATATCCTGGatgcaaagaaagaaaaagttcaTCATCATGATAACAAGGGAATGACAAGGGATTTCTTGGGGCTTAAACCCCCATATATCAACCATTAA
- the LOC122587202 gene encoding receptor-like serine/threonine-protein kinase ALE2 isoform X1, translating into MEFQVILKLITFLVLFICADSLGLRSADHGASRAMTPTNDQSLAPDHYDKHLPSKHRAKKWMKRGFSPFSSISFNRYHHERTKFNHIAPRPSYQDQPPTYSPQGAAPSPADPTSRFGPTVSPSSYSFSKSAPAPQPPPTPIFALPPPPPNEDCTTITCTQPLTYTPAGSPCACVWPIEVKLRLAISPYTFFPLVSELANEISTSVSLNVSQARIMGANAAGEQLDKTIVLVNLVPLKQNFDPSTAFSIYQKFWKKQVFINTTQFGTYEVVNVQYPGLPPSPPSIPSNADVTVDQTNSVNNNKGLPFKPIGVDVPKNGKEDKSKLNGSIIAVVILSSVTAFVVLVGALWLLFLKCGCFSSGSRAERNRHAVVSSKPSGTGESLIVGSRKSSDSMSFGSSLAAYTGTAKIYSLREIERATDNFDSRRILGEGGFGVVYSGVLEDERNVAVKVLKRDDRQGSREFLAEVEMLSRLHHRNLVKLFGICTDAHFRCLVYELVPNGSVESHLHGIDKIVPLNWCARMKIALGAARGLAYLHEDSSPRVIHRDFKASNILLEKDFTPKVSDFGLARTALDGHKHISTHVMGTFGYLAPEYAMTGHLLVKSDVYSYGVVLLELLTGRKPVDLLQPPGQENLVAWARPLLTNKEALESIIDPVIMNSNTPFDSILKVAAIASMCVQPEVSHRPFMGEVVQALKLVCNEFDEMRETTSRSCSRDDLDFELMGHSDTLHQMSGYDSKIGLSATDLRSTIESVEGLESASFRRQFNSAPLKMGKRKRFWQRLRGLSRGSMSDHEHEHGFSSNL; encoded by the exons ATGGAGTTTCAAGTTATTCTTAAGTTGATCACATTCTTGGTATTGTTTATTTGTGCTGATTCTTTGGGTCTTAGATCTGCAG ATCATGGTGCTTCGCGGGCGATGACCCCAACCAATGATCAATCTTTAGCTCCCGATCACTATGACAAGCATTTGCCCTCCAAGCATCGTGCGAAAAAATGGATGAAACGAGGATTTAGTCCTTTTTCTAGCATCTCATTTAACAGATATCATCATGAAAGAACAAAATTTAACCATATTGCACCTAGACCATCTTATCAAGATCAACCACCAACTTACAGCCCACAAG GTGCTGCACCATCACCCGCAGATCCAACAAGTCGATTTG GTCCTACAGTTTCTCCATCAAGCTACTCATTCTCAAAGAGCGCGCCTGCTCCACAGCCTCCACCCACTCCAATTTTTGCGCTACCTCCACCACCTCCAAATGAAG ATTGTACAACAATAACCTGCACACAACCATTGACATACACACCAGCCGGGTCACCTTGTGCATGTGTATGGCCAATTGAAGTTAAATTACGCCTCGCTATTTCCCCGTATACATTCTTTCCATTGGTGTCTGAACTTGCTAACGAAATCTCAACCAGTGTTTCACTTAATGTAAGTCAAGCTCGGATAATGGGAGCCAATGCTGCCGGCGAGCAGCTTGACAAAACTATTGTTCTTGTCAACTTAGTACCCCTAAAACAAAACTTTGATCCCTCCACTGCGTTTTCGATATATCAAAAGTTCTGGAAGAAACAAGTATTCATAAACACCACCCAATTTGGAACTTATGAGGTCGTGAACGTTCAATATCCAG GTCTTCCACCTTCTCCaccttcaattccttcaaatgCTGATGTAACAGTGGATCAAACTAATTCTGTCAACAATAATAAAGGGTTGCCATTTAAACCTATTGGAGTTGACGTACCTAAAAATGGAAAGGAGGATAAAAGTAAACTAAACGGAAGCATTATCGCTGTGGTCATTTTGTCTTCTGTCACGGcttttgttgttcttgttggAGCTTTGTGGCTTTTGTTTCTGAAATGTGGATGTTTTTCTTCTGGTTCCCGAGCGGAAAGGAACCGTCATGCAGTTGTGTCATCAAAACCATCCG GTACTGGAGAATCATTGATAGTTGGAAGCAGGAAAAGCTCAGACTCGATGTCATTTGGTTCAAGTTTAGCTGCATACACCGGAACAGCAAAAATTTATAGTTTGAGAGAGATTGAGAGAGCCACAGACAACTTTGACTCCCGTAGAATACTTGGAGAAGGTGGTTTTGGTGTTGTTTATAGTGGTGTTCTTGAAGACGAACGGAATGTTGCTGTGAAAGTTCTGAAGCGAGATGACAGGCAAGGCAGTCGTGAGTTTTTGGCTGAAGTCGAGATGCTAAGTCGTCTTCACCATAGAAATTTGGTTAAATTGTTTGGAATTTGCACAGATGCTCATTTTCGATGTCTCGTTTATGAGCTTGTTCCCAATGGAAGTGTTGAGTCTCATTTACATG GTATTGACAAGATCGTTCCTCTGAACTGGTGTGCGAGAATGAAGATCGCTCTAGGAGCAGCTCGCGGTTTAGCTTATTTACATGAAGATTCGAGTCCACGTGTCATACATCGTGACTTCAAAGCAAGCAATATTTTACTTGAAAAAGATTTCACCCCTAAAGTTTCAGATTTTGGTTTGGCTAGAACAGCGTTGGATGGCCATAAGCACATATCAACACATGTCATGGGAACTTTCGG TTACCTGGCACCGGAATACGCCATGACTGGCCACCTATTGGTGAAAAGTGATGTTTACAGCTATGGTGTAGTTCTACTTGAGCTTTTAACAGGCCGAAAACCAGTGGACCTATTGCAACCACCAGGCCAAGAAAATCTTGTAGCTTGGGCTAGACCACTGCTCACAAACAAGGAAGCTCTAGAATCAATTATTGACCCGGTCATCATGAACTCAAACACCCCATTTGATAGTATACTCAAAGTTGCGGCCATTGCATCAATGTGTGTGCAACCAGAAGTATCACACCGCCCATTCATGGGTGAAGTGGTTCAAGCCTTGAAACTTGTGTGCAACGAGTTTGACGAAATGAGAGAAACAACTTCAAGAAGCTGTAGCCGTGATGATCTGGACTTTGAACTGATGGGTCACTCTGATACTCTTCATCAAATGAGTGGCTATGATTCAAAGATTGGATTATCGGCCACAGATTTGAGAAGCACAATAGAAAGTGTAGAGGGTTTGGAATCTGCATCATTCCGAAGGCAGTTCAATTCTGCTCCTCTGAAAATGGGCAAGAGAAAACGATTCTGGCAACGGCTGAGAGGCTTGTCCAGAGGAAGCATGAGTGACCATGAACATGAACATGGGTTTTCTTCaaatttataa
- the LOC122587474 gene encoding NDR1/HIN1-like protein 13, which yields MAEKIYPASKPNTGPTPAASAGNPSFPATKAQLYNHTRPVYRPQPRRSRRSCCCCLFLWIVFIAVILCFIAAITGGVMYVLYRPHRPVFAVSSLHVSQMNLTSSNKLTTKFNITITARNPNKKIVFVYDTISVHFNTKDVNVGDGSITAFTMGKKNTTILRSIVSVTGQDVDADKSSGLKTDLKSKKSLILKVQLDTKVKAKIGSLKTKKLPIRVSCDGIKAVAPSGKTATTATVSDAKCKVDLRIKIWKFTI from the coding sequence ATGGCTGAAAAAATCTACCCTGCCTCAAAACCAAACACCGGCCCCACCCCTGCCGCATCAGCCGGAAATCCTTCTTTTCCGGCCACAAAAGCACAGCTCTACAACCACACACGTCCAGTGTACCGTCCACAGCCTCGCCGCAGTCGCCGTAGCTGCTGCTGCTGTTTATTCCTATGGATCGTTTTCATTGCCgttatattatgttttattgcGGCTATAACCGGCGGTGTGATGTACGTATTGTACCGTCCACACCGGCCGGTGTTTGCTGTATCATCATTACATGTTTCTCAGATGAATCTGACGTCATCCAATAAACTTACTACGAAATTCAACATCACTATAACCGCTCGTAATCCTAACAAAAAGATCGTGTTTGTTTACGATACGATTTCCGTTCATTTTAACACAAAAGATGTTAACGTCGGTGACGGCTCCATAACGGCGTTCACAATGGGAAAGAAAAATACTACTATTTTGCGATCAATAGTTTCGGTTACAGGACAAGATGTAGATGCTGATAAAAGTAGTGGTTTGAAAACAGATCTCAAGAgtaaaaaaagtttgatattgAAAGTGCAACTGGATACTAAAGTTAAAGCGAAAATCGGAAGTTTAAAGACGAAGAAATTACCGATTAGAGTTAGTTGTGATGGAATCAAGGCGGTTGCTCCTAGTGGTAAGACGGcgacgacggcgacggtgtctGATGCGAAATGTAAGGTGGATCTTCGGATTAAGATCTGGAAGTTTACTATTTGa
- the LOC122589094 gene encoding beta-galactosidase 17, with amino-acid sequence MMKRRSLKTTTIIIFILLCLLAFSTVFAPLPLPLPLHHNINNKQPPKHHHRHHHHQVAVNARKFEIADDMFIKDGQPFRIIGGDLHYFRTLPAYWEDRLLRAKALGLNAIQTYVPWNLHEPKEGQLDFSGIADIVSFLELCHKLDLLVMLRPGPYICAEWDFGGFPAWLLTKQPAIKLRSSDPTYLALVDSWWGILLPKIAHLLYHKGGPIIMVQIENEFGSYGDDKDYLHHLVKLARSHLGGDIILYTTDGGTRETLTKGTISGDAVFSAVDFSTGEDPWPIFKMQKEYNAPGKSPPLSAEFYTGWLTHWGENIATTDAASTAAALEKILSRNGSAVLYMAHGGTNFGFFNGANAAQESDYNADLTSYDYDAPISESGDVDGAKFKALRGVIAKYTPVSLPPAPSNNEKTGYGRIQLEKKASLFDTLDNDLSIQAIESENPISMEAAGQMFGFLLYASEYIAKGKGNTLSIPKVHDRAQVYVTCLSEDTRARPQYVGTTDRWSNNHVNLPNAKCASSSRLLLILVENMGRVNYGQYLFDSKGILSAVYLDGKPLLNWKMLPIPLSNLNEFPEIRPVFNKSYSNLVEVSTRKNLKSKHMGMNIKEPTLYTGTFVVDKVTDTYMSFKGWGKGVAFVNDFNIGRFWPSFGPQCNLYVPAPILRRGKNNLVVFELESPEPELVVKSVDQQDFTCGSKNLSVRQL; translated from the exons ATGATGAAACGAAGAAGCCTGAAAACAACAacaatcatcatcttcattctATTATGTCTCCTTGCTTTCTCCACTGTTTTCGCCCCTCTCCCTCTCCCTCTCCCTCTCCatcataatattaataataaacaacCCCCAAAACATCATCATCGGCATCACCATCATCAA GTTGCTGTTAATGCCCGAAAGTTTGAGATCGCGGATGATATGTTCATAAAAGACGGACAGCCTTTTCGGATCATCGGCGGTGACTTGCATTATTTCCGTACACTTCCTGCT TATTGGGAAGATAGGTTATTAAGAGCAAAGGCATTGGGATTGAATGCGATTCAAACTTATGTTCCATGGAATCTACATGAACCTAAAGAAGGTCAACTTGATTTTAGTGGCATTGCGGATATAGTTTCATTTCTTGAGCTGTGTCACAAGTTGGATTTGTTGGTCATGTTACGGCCCGGGCCTTACATTTGTGCAG AATGGGATTTTGGTGGTTTCCCTGCCTGGTTACTTACTAAACAACCGGCCATCAAACTAAGATCATCCGACCCAACATACCTTGCTTTG GTTGATAGCTGGTGGGGAATACTACTTCCTAAAATTGCCCATCTTCTATACCACAAAGGAGGACCTATCATCATGGTTCAG ATAGAGAACGAATTTGGTTCATACGGAGATGACAAAGATTATCTGCATCATTTGGTCAAGTTAGCAAGGTCACATCTCGGGGGTGACATAATTTT ATATACTACAGATGGAGGCACTAGAGAAACTCTCACTAAAGGAACTATTAGCGGAGATGCTGTCTTTTCAG CCGTTGATTTTTCAACTGGAGAGGATCCTTGGCCTATTTTTAAGATGCAAAAGGAATATAATGCACCGGGAAAATCACCACCCCTTTCTGC AGAGTTTTACACCGGTTGGCTTACACATTGGGGAGAGAATATTGCTACAACGGATGCAGCTTCTACAGCTGCTGCCTTGGAAAAGATTCTGTCTAGGAATGGCTCTGCTGTGCTTTAT ATGGCCCATGGTGGAACCAATTTTGGATTTTTCAATGGTGCAAACGCTGCTCAAGAATCCGACTACAATGCTGATCTTACATCCTATGATTAT GATGCTCCTATTAGTGAATCTGGTGATGTGGATGGTGCGAAGTTCAAAG CATTGCGAGGCGTTATAGCTAAGTACACTCCAGTTTCTCTCCCTCCAGCTCCTTCAAATAATGAAAAGACAGGATATGGCCGTATTCAGTTAGAAAAAAAAGCATCTTTATTTGATACACTGGACAATGACTTGTCCATCCAAGCTATCGAATCCGAGAACCCAATTTCAATGGAAGCTGCAGGGCAG ATGTTTGGATTTTTGTTATATGCATCTGAATACATAGCTAAGGGTAAGGGGAACACTTTGTCTATACCAAAG GTACATGACAGAGCCCAAGTATATGTTACATGCCTTTCTGAAGATACAAGGGCAAGACCACAATATGTTGGCACAACTGATAGATGGTCAAATAACCATGTTAATCTTCCTAATGCCAAATGTGCTTCCAGCAGTAGACTGTTGTTAATTCTG GTCGAAAACATGGGTCGTGTGAATTATGGGCAGTACTTGTTTGATAGCAAG GGCATACTGTCAGCTGTTTACTTAGATGGGAAACCTCTGCTTAATTGGAAGATGTTACCGATTCCTCTCAGCAATCTAAACGAGTTCCCTGAAATCAGACCAGTTTTCAACAAGTCATATTCTAATTTGGTTGAAGTTTCTACCCGTAAAAACCTGAAAAGCAAACACATGG GGATGAATATAaaagaaccaactttgtatacTGGTACTTTTGTTGTTGACAAAGTAACAGACACATACATGTCCTTCAAAGGCTGGGGTAAAGGTGTCGCATTTGTTAATGACTTCAATATTGGGAGATTCTGGCCG TCATTTGGGCCCCAGTGTAATCTCTATGTTCCCGCTCCGATCCTCCGACGTGGAAAGAACAACTTG GTGGTATTCGAGTTAGAAAGTCCAGAACCTGAGCTCGTGGTGAAATCAGTTGACCAGCAAGACTTCACCTGTGGTTCGAAGAATTTGAGTGTGCGCCAGCTTTAG